Genomic segment of Oryzias melastigma strain HK-1 linkage group LG21, ASM292280v2, whole genome shotgun sequence:
actaaaatcattataattcaatttttgtcaacttgaatttattttaaagatatctTGATAAAACcgaaattgtaaaataaaattgaaaaaaaaaatgtgattttcttttttagccaTTTCGCCCAGCCCTAGGTCAGAGGTTATTGTCCAGTTTAATATCTCAATAACATTATTAATGATGTAATAATATTAACCACTACATAATAATGTAAGTGTAGTTACAAAGCATCCAAACATGGAAGAGATTGGAAAGAAGCTGAGGCACAAAAGTCTTTGGGTGGTTGACCTCAGCagtatttttacttgatttaacCAAATCTGAGGTCAGCTCATGAGCCTTGAGAGGAATACATGAGGTTGATGTgaagccattgactgtataagagaactggactgaacgagtgtgatgtcacccaaaaaaaagggtttacTTCCAACGGGACAAAGTCACTTTATTCTCAATTTTTCCGCTATATGGACACCGCAAAGTTGGAGCCAGACAAAGTTAGTGAAGAGCCGGTTCCACTGGCTTTCATGGCCATATCCCAGCTGGAGCATGGGAAAGATTTCACCCCCGTAtacagacgctgttagcagtggactgTTGATGTGGCATAGTGGAATAGACTATGTGGAATAGAGGCGCATACACGTCGTACAGAAGTTGGCCGTTATTAAACGTAGAAAAAAAGTCTGCGTTTGTACCACTGCTTGCAGTCTGTTTAGCAGCTGAGCGTGGACAAATTGATATGTACTAATCTTCAGCTTGAGGTGAGGTGGGATggagtggggggtggggggggctgcATACTCAAGAACCTGGGCTTGTTCTTCAGCTGCCTGCACAGGGGCATCAGGAGCTTCTTCAGGGGGCTGGGCCTTGGACCTGGCCTTCTTCTTTGGTGAGCCCTTCTTCTTAGGCAtcataaaatgcaataaaatcaaGTAAATGCAAACTAAATGTAAAATCCAATAATGTTGAGCGAAGTTGTTTTCTTGAAATCCAGAGAGCAAATGTGAGAATCCATCCGCAGTTTCTGCTTTGAAAAGCGAGGAGTTGCTGCACTACAGCCGACAACGAGCCGTTCTTACCCGTGATTGGGCAGTGAAGTGGCCGTTTTGCGTCCCCACTAAGCCATGATTGGGCAGTGGAACGGCTGCGATTAGACGTGATGCAGCAGTGGTAACTTGGCGCCAAAATAACACGTGTGCGTGTGTGTAAACCCCTTGTTGGCGTTACCCATGGGAGGACACACTTACACGCGGTCAAGGAGTGCTCTGGCAGTGGACTCCAGCGTCCgtatcactgctattccacCTACATGCATTTATCAATCAATTTTGAGCAAAAGTTAgcgcgtgtggcagattttccaaattttttaccTGTGATATATGActgtcaaatcctgtgggaccgggccttaGGCAGGGATTGTTCTGAGTcgttgtttctatggcaactactgtggCCAATCAGGAGAGAACTTGTTAAAAGTATTCACCCCTTCCTCTGAAAacggctcaggagaatctgtgtAAATGCTTAGACCGTTcgagtttataacttgaataacttgttataaagaagaaaaaaaaagaaagaaaaaaaaaacatgtcagatgAAGAATGGCCATTCTGATAAATAGAATGAGTAACAACTAtctatttctctatagaagtctatgggattttggctggagccagcaggtacttcctgtttggaacaccagggagaggagtcactcagtccagttctaaaATACAGTCGACGTGTGAAACTGATTGGCTTAGTGCTGATTTGTTTAGTTCCAAAGAAGAGTAACTACCTGTGTTTTTGtccaacaaaaaacaataatgtgtTGTTGGTGTGTTAAAAGTTTCAGCAACAGTCTCATATATCATGTGCGTGCATTAAAGACCATCCTACCCCTCCTGTAGTCATGTGACTTGAAGATCCCTGATAAGCCTCCAATTCGAATCCCTCTGTAGCGGACTACTCCAGCGTAACCTGCAGAGATGGGGTGGGTCATGTGGGGTTCGTGCTACAGGTTCCAACTGCTGCTACTCACCCAGATAGTAGATATTGGGCGCCACCCAGCCTCCATATGGCAGCTCCTGCAGATGGTTGGAGGCCTCGTGGTtccctccaataaaaatggtcaGCACTGGAGCCTTCTTCTCCCCAGAGTAGTATCTACAAAGCAGGCAGCAGTTGGACTCCAGGCTCGGTCTTGATGGAATTTCTCAAAAACATGAAGCAAGAACACAAAAACCAACTTGTAGAAGGTCTGCATGGTTCTGTACTTGGCTGGCACTGCCATGCACCTCAGGTCGCCCTCATTCCGCACTGCTTGGAAGTCTccacagcagagcagcaggtcaACCTTCACTCCCTCCTTCTGCTCCAGGTAGCTGATGGTTTCATAGATGTTGTCCAGCTCGCCATGGCAGCAGCCCTCCACCGCGATCTTCATCCTGAGCCTCCACAAGGCTCCTCCTGCTGTGCAGAGCCTGCGGCAGACGCGCAATTCACCAGATTCCACATGTTAACCGTTTAACACCTTAAGCACACAATCTTTaaccttcagaatctgctggaatgacgttgatcgtgttaactattaaaaacattacaataaatcaaagaacacaaagactggagctccggtgttaaagtcGTGTTTTGGGTTTTCAGAACCATACTTACCTGTCGAACCTTGTACTTATCAGTTACACCTGATGATCACTGATCAATAACAAGACTAAAAGTGCACGTGAGAGCTAGCTAAACACTGCGTTGACACGCGGAGAGAAGAAGGTCGTGTTGCACAGAGAACGCGCGTGCTAATTCATTTCCATTAGAAACGGCGCGTTTCTGCCCCGGCTATCCACGACTGTTAGCGGCGCATGCGCAGAGCAGCCCCTGTGTTCCCGGAGCCGCAGATTCGCTCCTAAATGAACTCTTTAAGTTTCCCCGCTTCAGTATCTGTTTGCTGCGTTTCTTCAGGCGCGGGTTGCAGCGAACTCTCGCAGGAATTAACCCCGGAGTTTAGCGTCCCTCCCAGGGGCTTCCTGGATGCCGTTGAAGTGACGAATCTACGGAAGGCAGACTCCGTCACGTTTATAAACAACATTTACCTGAGGCTCGCCTTCACTCGGTTCTCCGCTCAGCTGAGCAGCTCTGTGGACATCGCTAGCTGTCACTAGCAGCCAGGCCGGGAGACGTTGGCCGTGCGTTCGGAGGAGGGCTGCGGGGGGGCTCGGTAGCTTCTTGCCGCTCCCTGGCAGCTGCTCTGGGGGGCGGAGTATCGGCGAAGCGCAGCGCCGACGGGGGCGCCCGCCCGGTGGAAGAGCGATGGCGTGCTTGCTGGAGGCCCCGCTCCGCATCAGCGTGCTGTCCGTGAGTGAGCCTCTGTGATCTCTGAGCGCAGAAGGGCCCCCGCGCACACCCGCGCGGCCGCTCCCGCTCTACGGTCGTGCCTGTCGGTGCCTCGCGGGGTCCTGCTCCCCGTTAGCTTGCAGGCTAATACCCATGCTCAGCGGCATGTAGCCTCGGAGCGCTACGTCCGCTTGAGGTAGTGCTATTTGTACTCGCGCGTCGCCCCGGCGGGCGGAGACATTAGTGAGTATGATTCTCTGAGGGAGAGACGTCCACCTGCGTGTCGCAGAGGCAAAATGAAACGGGCTAAAGAGCTGTCAGTGTCAGTTGAAAGCGGATAGCAGCTAGCTGCTCGGTGACGGTGCTGTCCGTCTAGAGTCCGGTCAAAGCCCAACAGAGGCTCCTGAAAATGACCCCGATCCTGCCCGTGCCAGCTCCACCCCCCGCTGCTCACGCGCTTCATTCCCCCGTGTTGTTTTATCCAGAAAgctagctgcattagcatagcTTTTAGCTATGGACGCTAACCCGGGTCACGGTTCTGTGACCTCCCCACCCCCTCCGACTATCTACCATCAGTGTGTAAACAAATCCGTAACGCCGGCTTCAGCACACCTGCCGGACAGGTGTTCAGATCAACGATGCCGGCGGTGTACACCTGTCTCACTGGCCTGGGGTGTCACGCGCCCAGTAACAGAGGGCTCGTGTGATCCGTCAGAAGAGTTTGTCGGGTTCAGGCTGCTCTGATGCTCTCATCTGTCTCTTGCAGGAGGTCACCGCCACCAGCCGCCACTATGTGGACAGACTATTTGACCCAGACCCGCAGAAAGTTCTGCAGGGAGTCATGTAAGTGGAGTGGCACTCACACAGCTCCTCCTGAGCCCTATCTGCAGACCACTACCATCCTCACAACAACATCTGAAGATGGAAAGGAACGAATCTGTTCATGAAGGTCTGGATTGTAGCCAGACCCGGTCCTGTTCTCTGCCATTGATGACCATCCACTGTGTTTGTAACTTTATGAGAGCATTTCTCATTCCAGTGGTGGCTGCTGCGTATTGTGGAGAGCAGCTTCAGTACATGACAACAATTATCACGATCTATCCATTTTCCCAGAGGACTTCTCTTTGAATTGGAGGATTCTTCCTGTTTCCTCACTGGTTCAGTTCTGCTCATAGAAACGTCACAAAGACGTTTGTTTTGTTGGCTTTCCTTTGGAGTTTTAATGTCGTGTTAGTTTAGCGGCAGAGCAGCTCTGGAAGAAGGCAGGAGATGTGCTTGAGACACGAGACCGAGGCCAACGTCAAGAGAGAAGCTGGGAGTTTCAAAAGAAACCTTCAGGATCAGACTCTAATTTGAACAGACGGTTTTCTTTCTGTGCAGCCAAAGGATCCAGAGACGTCTGGCACCTGCCTGCTGCCTCTGGGTTTGGGATCCCTGCTCTATGTGTTGAGATGAGGTTCAGATGGCAGAGGAACAGCTCCTGTCTGCTCTCAACCATCCTGTTATTTTTATCTCCTGAGGAGAGTGGCTCTGGTTACTGGGGAGCTGTTGGTATGGCTGGGCTTTTCAGAGGAGACGGGAATATTAGGCCCTGAGTTACAGTGACATCTTCTAATATAAATGAGGCTTTCTTCTGCTACACACACTTCATATGCAAAGACACAGGTCACATGGGTACATGTCAGATTGCATGAAGACAATAGTGTTTGTGTGACTCCGTAGTGACATGAAGAACGCCGTCATCGGGAACAACAAGCAGAAGGCCAACCTGATTGTTCTGGGAGCGGTACCACGGTACGTGTACCCTCACACCTGCTGTCATGGACTATGGGTTCTGGAGCTGGGCTAGGGGAAACAAGAGCACAAGTTTTTCTTAGTAGACATCATCTAGAAAGCAGGTCTTCTCCTAGAAGTCAAACTGGTCTGCTTTGTCTAAGGCCACAGAACCTTTTGCAGTGCTTTTCCTGTTCCAGGTTGTTatatctgctgcagcagagcttgTCTAGCCTTCAGCTGAGGACCGAGTGTGCTGTGGTTCTGGGCAGTCTGGCCATGGGCACGGAGAATAACATCAAGTCCTTGGTGGACTGCCACGTCATCCCCACCCTACTGCAAGGTTGGCTCAGActggtgtgtctgtgtgtgcatgttgaAGTGGGCAGGGCTGATCTGTGTGCTCTGTGCTCGTAGGCCTGCTCTGTCCAGACCTGACCTTCATCGAAGCCTGCCTGCGCTGCCTGAGGACTGTCTTCATCAGCCCGGTCACCCCCGTGCAGCTGCTGTACACTGTAGGTGACCACGTGCACACTCGCAGTCTACGTGCGTTCTCTTGcacagctgtttgaaaaacagcagaatttgTCAGAATCTTTGCAAATTGTTCTGGGATTCTGACCAACCCAATGATAGGTTTCAAGCCCAAGCCCCTTCACATTCTGCCCTGGAGCTTTGCTAGTTTCTGCCTTTAAGCATCACAGAGGTGCTTTTCAGGGAGAGGCTGCACAGTGGTACTCCTCATTTATAAACCAAGATTTGTGTTCATCTACAAGCAGGGAAGGAAATGGAGAAGTTCCCAGAGCAGAAGCACGATCCATCAGCTTGGAGACGGTTGGTCCTACTGACACCAGCTCTGCTTTTCTCTGAACTCACAACTGTGGTCAGAACCTTGTTTCAAGCCCGCGTTCCTTCAGTCGCTGTTGGGTTTTAAAGAAAGAGAATCTggcaacagagaaaaaatatggcgcccaAAAATTAATGGCCAGAAGTAGTGCTGGGtgaaatggcaaaaaaagaaaatcacattttttcaattttatttcacgatttcgatttatcacgaattctttaaaataaattcaaattgacaaaaatggaattataacgattttagttgaaagatgttaacacattttgaaaaaaatatttatatttattcaaattaaatagttattatcTAATAAGatgaatctgtaaatagtgcaataATTgcaccttctactgctacaggtaatggATTGGTGgcgtaaatggtaaatggcgtatacttgtatagcgctttctaccctccttcgagggccacaagtgcttcacagtcacagacccattcacacattcacacacacattcacacactggtggtgtcaaatgaacagcttctaaatatctgaGTTATAACAGAGCTTTTAAATGATNNNNNNNNNNNNNNNNNNNNNNaaaaaaaaaaaaaaaaaaacctttaccacattttcaaatgaaactaacttttattatttttggagaaCATACATGCTAAAATAATCTCAATTGCattcaaaatgtacttttaaataGACGATTTCATAGTACTTTGAGAATAAGGCTCCAGCTGGCATCTTTAGCTgatacaagaaacatttttaaacttaagaaCATGGATTATAACATNNNNNNNNNNNNNNNNNNNNNNNNNNNNNNNNNNNNNNNNNNNNNNNNNNNNNNNNNNNNNNNNNNNNNNNNNNNNCAACAGTGACCCCACGGATTTAATGAAATTATGTgcgaactcacttacacttcttacaaaggGGGGGAGTGCGACCGACGATAAGATTTAGGTTCTTAAAGTAGCTAGCtacgagctagcaaaacaatgcagcaacgtgcattTTGACCGAACATTCTACGTGTTTCctacatgaatttccatcagtttttgtgcaggtttaACGTGAATACGtgcgattaacatccgctatctttaaaaacatgaaatcttaataaaaacatacatcaaagaaccaaactagcatgtctctcatgagttgctagcaccctctttagcacacagttcacggttcccagcctgatttctctctattaaaatgcgattcctgtcctgtgatgattcctctccatcggattattttgttgtcaaggtttttgaagtcgactgtaaaacactgcgtctccttttgttactctttcggacctccgtcattcattactccAGAAGATTCGATCCATAATGAAGGCgcatgtctgtcacgccgtCTGTCACAtgacttccaatccagtaatatatgtaattgattacaagaaaacacaccgaggaggaggaggaggaggatcgtgataaaacgatctctcagAAATGACAGattgtcagctttggagatcatAAGACGGTTTTATATCGTCATATTGTCCCTCCCCTAACTGAAGCTggctgcaacaaaaaaaatcattttgagcTTTCGACCTTCtcgctttttttctctttcatcgACCCTTTTtgatgttcttctttttttctgatttagcGACtccgatcagctgattcacagagaaaaaactgtTGCAGTTTATTCTTATTCAACGGCGtgaaagctgatagttctgaaaaggtttaaaatataattttgaaagggttttcgAAAGTTTAGGACATTTCTGCTTACTCAACCGGCGAAAGTTACGATTTCCGTTTCTggctacagattgattctgACGGCGTCTTGCGCGTGAACAGAGGCCCCTCTTTTAAAGGCTTCAGCGTAAACATGGCTTCAGGTCTGAAAGGGAACAGCGCTGTCTCCCGGTGAAGACATCATGCTTTGCCTCATGCATGGAATCACTGATGTCTCTGGAAGCATTCGCTGGTTTCTGTGacgtttatttttcaaagagtTTTTTCTGCTATAATTTCTCAGAGTCAAAGAATGCAGATTTTCAGTGGAGATtttaaatcagagaaaaaaaacatgaacggGAGGAGAAGGAAAggattaaaaacatattaataataatgtgaGATAAGCCGGGTGGATATACATGTCCTGCTCATTACTCTGCCTCTTTTTGTATTCTATCTGGAGCCCTGAAGCTCAGGCTGAAGGGCAGCAGCAGTTCAGTAGGGTCAACATTTACCACGACAAGTACAGCTTCACCTGCACACACCTGAGCGGCACCAGTGCTGCTTGTGTTGAGAATGACTTGCTGTGACTCCCTGCAGGATTCCACTGTGATCCCTCACCTCATGTCTCTGCTGAGCAGCTCCCACAGAACGCAGGAGTACATCACACAGATCTTCTCCCACTGTTGTAAGGTACCAGCAGACGAGCGCTCTCTGGTGAAGGGGCTGCAGCCGGAGCCACTCTCACTCTGGTTTGTTTGTAGACGCTGGAACATCAGACGGTTCTCTTCAACCACGGAGCCATCCAGAACATCTCCCCCATGCTGATCTCCCCCTCCTATAAGGTATTGCTGCAGTCATGCTCACACAGATAAAACTTACCAGGCATACGCGTCTCATTTCAACTAATCGTTCACTAAGAAGCCATGTCAAACTGAGATGCAGTTACTTCATTTAGagagtacattttaaaacagacttTATACATATGTATGTTGGGAATTCCTTCTGCTGTTGAATGTAGCAAGTCGTTTTAATGTGAATATGGTTATAAAGATTTCGTTCTCACATGTTGAACTCACCTCCCGGTGTGCGGTCCGTCCATGTCTGGGTCAGGTCCGGATGCAGGCGCTCAGGTGTTTCTCCGTCTTGGCCTATGAGAACGCTCAGGTCTCCATGAGTTTGGTCAATGGTAAGGCCTCCACTAGTGAACCTTGTTGTTTCTGTCCGttgtttctgcagctttctgCTTGTTGTTGTTTAGTCGTGATTGATGGCGAGCAGCTCCCACAGGTTTTTGTCAGAATGATGCAGAGAGACCAACCTATTGAAATGCAGCTCACAGCAGCCAAATGGTGAGGGATTCAAGGCATTTTCTCTATTATTGAAGCATATTTATAGGTTTCAAAGGTATTTCTCGTGTCTTTGTGGCAGTTTGACCTACATGTGTCGAGCAGGTGCCATCAGGACAGACGACGGCTGCATAGTGCTGAAGGTAGGCTCTTGGAAACCAAACCTATTGGTCCCACTGGCTCGTCTCTAAATCCGACTCATGCTGTGTGTGCAGACGTTGCCGTGTCTGGTGCGGATGTGCAGCAAGGAGCATTTGTTGGAGGAAAGGGTGGAGGGTGCAGAGACGCTGGCATACCTCATGGAGccagacgtggagctgcagaggatCGCCAGCACCACAGATCATCTCTTGGCCATGTTGGCCGACTACTTTAAGTACCCCAGCTCCGTGTCGGCCATCGCTGACATTAAGAGGGTAAGACTGATCAGACTCGTATTTGACAGAAAATTATGTTGTCAGGTTTGTCAAAAGAGCATAACAAGACTGGAGCAGAACTGTCCCGTTCTGACAGATGGAGACTTGGGACCCAGACTTGGGTCAGACTTACAGACTCACTATAATGAAAACagtgtatttttaacatcttctggtggcatttttctcatgatagaggacacatttaatgaaaataatgcttaaaaatgtgtttttgaatatttcctAATTCAACTCTTAGTGAATGGggagtagaaaaaaatgcaatttaaaaaatgtagctgTTTTGTacaaacttcctgctccacatCTGAGCTGGAAACTGGATCAGAATTGTACAACTAGATAGATCTGATGTTGCTCACTGTTTTATTCAACTATTACTAGGACAGGGCGATATATCGATTCAATcgattaatttgaattttaggtttttagactatttatcttttttgaaaATCGAGATTCTATTTTCCCCGTACTCTGCCCTCTTGGGCTTCCGTAGTCCGGCATAAAGTCAGCTCTAAAGGGCAGACATGAAAGCTGCAGCCAGCAGAGGAGATTCTTCAGTGAGGCAGAGAGAGGGAAGAAAACCttgttccaaaaaaacaaaaaacgctCTTGCCACAAGAAGCCCCGACCGCACCCACCACCCCCGTCTGCTAATCGTCTCTGTGTAGCGGTTAGCTTTGGCTGATGCAGCAGTGGGACATGCAGTCATTTCCAAACGGACCCAGACAGGACTGAAGGATAAAGCTGCTGGtctacagcagcaacagaaccTTTAATAAAAGCGTTGATTTGAAGACACActgatgctagcatgctacgatactagccgctaatgctaacgcacTTTCCAGTGTGTtgtctataaatgtaaacacagaGGATCGGTTTAAAGTCGGTCGTTTTCACAGAACAGACTTTAAGACGAGGAGGATAAATACAACATGAACTCATAGAACATTTATagaactgtattttataaatataataacagTCATTAATCCACTTTGTATTAACTTTATTGGTAGTCTCTTTGTACCATTAGAGAGCTGCATCTTTACTGTCAGTGATATCATggtaaatattcaaaacattgaaatgtttttaatagggatgtcccgatccgatcacgtgatcggaaatcggggccgatcacgaagttggggactcgatcggaatctgactcctttgtccgatcaggatcggacatttattttcattatgatcagagctttttatttcatcttaccATTCCgtataaatactccactacaagtctccatgtcatgaaaagatcacaaaatgtcatcaccagaaaacgcagcggaaaacggcagcagctcaagcagaaggctaacgtaaacaaagctagctagaaagctaacttccgggatcaataactcttttaaaaacgctttaaactgacagcaagtgtctctattggtttgtcctaacacaaacaacaatctctaaaggcatttcaaccgaaaaagacagtttttgtttctttttaatgtgaagctcttcatgcttcacagatggctaaacagcagctgctaactgctacatgctagcgccgtgattttactccttaggacccgagctgtcctttgatatgcctgttttatttatctgacagagaaataacagttaaaaaaattaactactgtggtaataaaactgaaaatgtgatgtcttaagaacttaaaaaaataagcacataaccttaaaaataacaaaataaataaaactaatacttgaaaactaataatgatataagctattcatgaacactcgtcaaatgttatgctaaaacaaagtcataatttatgtttaagaattttaaatgaggacaggaatcatacttggtcaaaaatgttcaatagctctaaagatgttaaagctaaagtcactaaactttatcacatgactaattatcacttataaaacaagaatttttttttttcctagtttatatttgctgtatttttacttgtttattaaagctacttcacagaagtgttttatttaagtttttaatgataaaagaaggttattaaaatataaacgagggacaacactaatctgtttttttaatttatccatgttttaaatgtcttataaaagtatcggatcgggactcggtatcggcagatacacaaaatcaaatgactctgaatcggatcgggcccaaaaaaacctgatcgggacatccctagtttttaagctcatttttttatgattaatataaatatgaatcatctggagaaagaattaaaaaaagagcattttaaatctatttaaattgaaaatcgaatttggaatgaaaaaaatcgagatttttttttttggccatattGCCCAGCTCTAACTTTTACtgttaggttgtgaggggctgtaagctaccgggagagagtgtaaacaaagagttgatgggaaatcagtgcaGGCTTACTGCGGGccagcagtcccgcccacaccacagaggtgaatttctaatgaactcctgcagcgcTGCAGAAATGTCTGAATTTTGAGAATCTATTTTtgaatgaaggggaagggagaggggaagaatttggattgggcctaaaTTTCATAGACAGTTGGAACTTGACTAGAGACTAAACTTGAGATTAGAGGCAAGAAATGCACATTTgatccatttcatttttttctttgagacgTCACTGTCAGGTTTAAAGAGGAGAAGCTCTCTTTaggttctccagaacctgaactagacactaggaacagatgagggtttagtgcatgtgcagcagagctgttgatggaaagaagatcattcattcaaacagagtctgtccaagacactttgattgatttaaaggagaaatactcagaaatgtaaaaactaaatgatttattattagtttgttctctttcagaagaaaaatgacacacagacatgttaaaaactcaaaccccccccccccaaaaaaaacagaattttcatcagaggaggaCTTCAAAGTCTGCTCATCTTTAAAGTTAACCTGACCTGGACATCTTCACGCTGGGACACAGACAGGAGCTCTGGGCATGTAGATACAACAGTTCTACAACCCTTACAGGAGCTCCACAGTCACTTCATGGAAGACATAGGTCCACATGCATAAGCAATGTTTCCATCAGAAACTCAGCTTGGAATGGTGGTGAGGTTGACAGAGGAACAGTTTTTGAATTACCAATTAAAAGTACCGGCTCTAAATCAGACTCCACGGTTAGATTGTAGTTTTGAAGATGGTCTAAAGGAGCAAGTTTTGATTTTCTGCCTCCTCACTATCAAAAGTGCTGCTTAGAAAGGTGGAAATGAATTCATATAATTCATCCAAACCAGAAAGTACTGAGCCCTCCCTCAGCCTTCATGTGGCAGCCTTTCTGTCTGCTGCTCTCAGCATTTTGTCctgtttctgtctgcagctggACCATGACCTGAAGCATGCACATGAGCTACGACAAGCTGCCTTCAAGCTCTACGCATCGCTGGGCTCCAATGATGAGGACATCCGTAAAAAGGTTTCCTCGGCTTCCCCCTGTTATCATGAGCACTTCATTCTGCTTCATGGGTCTTCATCCTGCTTCATTTCTGCCCGCCTCAGATCACAGAGACGGAGAACATGATGGACAGGATCGTCAGCGGCTTGTCAGAGTCTAGCATTAAAGTACGACTGTCGGCGGTTAGGTGAGATGCTCATCCAtccactcacacatccacatgAAAGAAG
This window contains:
- the armc8 gene encoding armadillo repeat-containing protein 8; its protein translation is MACLLEAPLRISVLSEVTATSRHYVDRLFDPDPQKVLQGVIDMKNAVIGNNKQKANLIVLGAVPRLLYLLQQSLSSLQLRTECAVVLGSLAMGTENNIKSLVDCHVIPTLLQGLLCPDLTFIEACLRCLRTVFISPVTPVQLLYTDSTVIPHLMSLLSSSHRTQEYITQIFSHCCKTLEHQTVLFNHGAIQNISPMLISPSYKVRMQALRCFSVLAYENAQVSMSLVNVVIDGEQLPQVFVRMMQRDQPIEMQLTAAKCLTYMCRAGAIRTDDGCIVLKTLPCLVRMCSKEHLLEERVEGAETLAYLMEPDVELQRIASTTDHLLAMLADYFKYPSSVSAIADIKRLDHDLKHAHELRQAAFKLYASLGSNDEDIRKKITETENMMDRIVSGLSESSIKVRLSAVRCLHSLSRSVQQLRTSFHDHAVWKPLMKLLQNAPDEVLVMASSTLCNLLLEFSPSKEPILESGVIELLCSLTQSDSPALRVNGIWALMNMAFQADQKVKVEIIRCLGTEQLFRLLSDPDSNVLMKTLGLLRNLLSTRPHIDQIMTSHGKQIMQAVTLILEAEHSIEVKEQTLCILANIADGNTAKDLIVTNDDMLQKVKYYMGNSSVKLQLAATFCVSNLIWNEDDGAQERQDKLRELGFVDVLHKLTQSSDPNLSDRAKTALQQYLA